In Phreatobacter oligotrophus, the genomic window ACCTCGACACAATCCGGTCGCTCGCCGAAGATCTGCGGCAGAAGCTGGCCGCCGTCCCCGGCGTCGTCGACCTTCAAGTCGAAAAACAAGTCAGGATCCCACAGCTCGAAGTGATCGTCGACTACCGGCGCGCGGCCCTCTACGGGTTGCAGCCAGCGGCGATCACAGAACAACTCGAGCGACTTTCCAATGGCCGCGTCGTCTCCAGGATCGTCGACGGGAATCGTCGTTTCGATGTGGTAGTCCGGCTCCAGGACGAGCGGCGAACGACGCAGGGCCTCGGGGATCTTTTGATCGAAACACCTGTCGGATGGGTTCCAGTTCGCCAGATTGCCGACGTCGTCGAGGCAGACGGCCCGAACCAGATTCTGCGTGAAAACGGGAAGCGTCGCGTCGTGGTCATGGCCAATACAGATGGCGCGGCCGACATGGCTACCGTGGTGGCTCAGATCCGCCAACTGATTGCTGCACATCAGTTGCCGACGGGATTTTTCATCAGTCTCGAAGGTACCTTCCAGGCTCAGGAAGAGTCCATGCGTACGATCGGTATGCTCAGCCTTCTCTCCCTCGCCATGATCTTCGCGATCCTATACTCGCGGTACCGTTCCGTCCTGTTCGTGGCCATCATTATGGCGAGCGTGCCGCTCGCGTTGATTGGCTCCGTAACCGCGCTGTGGTTGGCAGGCCAGCCGCTGTCGGTCGCCTCCATGGTCGGGTTTATCACCCTGACCGGCATCGCAACACGCAACGGCATCTTGAAGATCAGCCACTACATCAATCTTGCGATTCATGAAGGAATGAGCTTCGGCCCCGAGCTTGTAATGCGCGGGTCGCTTGAGCGCTTGACCCCGGTGCTTATGACGGCGCTATCGGCGGGGGTCGCCCTCGTTCCGCTGATGATTGACCCTTCAGCGCCCGGCAAGGAAATCCTGCATCCGGTCGCCATCACCATTTTCGGCGGCCTTGTGACAGCCACCGTGCTCGACACGTTCCTAACGCCAACACTGTTTCTGCGCTACGGCCGAAAGCCGCTCGAACGTCTTGTGGCGCAGATCCGCGAACCGGAGCGGTCAACCGTCGGCGGCCCCACGGTCGCAAGACCGTTGGAATCCTTCTGATCCTCAATACGGAGCCCAAAATGACCCGCCTTCTCGTCGCCGCGCTGCTTGGCCTTTCTCTCGCCGCCCCCGCTTTGGCGCATGAACCGCGCCCCGGGCCGAATGGCGGGCTCAAAGTCGATGCCGGCGCGCGCCATCACGTTGAACTGTTGGCGAATGGAACGACGCAAGTCGTGGTGTTCCTCTTTGACGCCACTGACCAGGCCATCCCGACGCAAGGCTACCGCGCCAATGCGATCCTAGTCGTCGGCGGCACCACCCAACGCTTCACCCTGCAGCCCGACCAATCGAACCGAATGGTTGGTACCGCGCCGGCGCCGGTACCGTCCGGCGTGAAGGGCGCGGTTCAGATCATCGGGCCCGATGGCGCGACAGCGCAGGCGCGCTTCTGAGCCATGGTAATATTTCGTTACACGTTCGAGATCGCGCTGCAACGAAGCAGGTCCATTTCTTCAGTTAGTCCAGACAGAACGGGAGACTTCAATATGTCCGCCAAATTCGTCGCCAAACGCGTGGCAATAGCATTGTTGCTGGCGACCGCTGCAAGCACGGGGAGCCTCGCGCAGAATCCACACGCCGGTCACGGCGCGAGTCAGCCTCCGGGACAGCAGGCGGCTCCCGCTGCCGATATGGACAGAATGATGCGAGCGATGCGCGAAATGATGCCGATGATGGAGCGCATGCGCGCGGCTTCACCGCAGGAACGTGCACAGATGATGGAGCGCATGGCTCCGATGATGCGGGACATGATGCCGATGATGCAAGGCATGATGGGCAGTCATGGGATGGGCATGGGCGCCATGACTGGTTCGGGCCCACAAGGGCATGGTCAGACGTCCACCGCAGCGGCGCCTTCCACCCGCGCCTATGAGGAGGCAAACGCAAGGATGCATCGCGATATGGCGATCACTTTTACCGGCAATGCCGACGTCGACTTTGTGCGCGGCATGATCCCGCACCATCAAGGTGCGATCGAAATGGCGAGAGTAGTTCTGCAATTTGGGACGAACGAGCAGACCAAAAAGTGGGCCAACGAGATAATCGCAGCCCAGGAGCGCGAGATCGCCGAAATGCGGGAGTGGCTGGCAAAGAACGCCCGCTGAGGGGCATTCGAGTGCCCCAAACAACACGGTCTTAACCTGGCTGTGAGGGCTAGCGTCTTTGCCGCAATCAAGGAAGCTCCATTTCATGAGAGATCGGGCGAACCTGGCCGATCTTCTCCATTGCTACCGCCCGCAAGGCTCCTAAGCGCACAGGCCGCTTCGGCCGACGCCCTTACCTGTCAAGCGAGCTCCGCCGCCAGGGGACGTTGATCGCGCTCAACTGGGTGTTGGCGTGGCCTCGATCCGCTCACGGGGTGCCCGCTCGCGGCAGAGTGGCCATCGCATTCGATGCAAACGTTCGTGGCAGATGGACACCACGCGGCCATGATATCTATGATTTTCGACATTAATACAACAGTTTACACGAGATATGAGCGGAGTCACTCGATATGACTTTCATTATACAGCAGTTACAGCAGGGGGCTTTCATCCTATTGAAGGGGGCATCCCAAAGATTCTTACTCAAACTCAGCTCAACAGCATTGGCGTTGATGCTGTCGCTGGGGACGAGCGTTGCGCGCGCTCAACAGTCGCCGTCTTCAGAACAGCACCTAAAGGGGTTTGTCTACACCGCCGACGAGCAAGGCAATTCAATCAGCACGATCAATCTTGCCTCTGGCAGGGTGGAAATCGTTTCAATCCCGATCTCCCCCCACAACGTCCAGTCCACGGCAGACGGGTCGCGGCTATTGGCTGTTGGCCAGCCCGCCAGTGACGATCACGGCCATAGCGCCAGCGCAGCACATGGTCACAAAGTTTCCACGGGACGGCTTCTTATGTTCGATGCCGCCAAGCTGAGTTCGGGGCCGATGGCCTCGATTCAGGTTGGCACGCACCCAGCCCACGTCGTCGTTGATCGCGCTGGCCGGCGGGCCTTCGTCACCAATGCCGGCGACAACACGATCGCCGTGGTAGACCTCCCACGAAGGGTGGTGGTGCGAACCATTAGCACCGGCCGCTACCCGCACGGCTTGCGCCTCAGTCCAAATGGCCGGGAACTCTATGTAGCGAATGTCCAAGACGGCAGCATCTCAGTCATCGACACGGACAATCTGGCCGAAGTGGGCCGCATCCCGGTGGGGCGAACGCCGGTTCAGGTCGGGTTTACCCCGGACGGTAGTCGCGTCTATGTATCGCTCCGCGACGAAAACAACGTGGCGATCATCGATACTGCAACTCGAACGAAGATAGGAACGATTGCCGTTGGTCGCGGGCCGATCCAAGTCCATGCCACACCGGATGGACGCTTCGTCTATGTCGCCAATCAAGGTACGGATGCCGAGCCTGCGGACATCGTGTCGGTAATCGAGACAGCAAGCGGTCAGGTGGTTGACACCATCCGCACTGGCAAAGGCGCGCACGGCGTTGCAGTCAGCGACGACGGTACGCTCGTGTTTGTCACCAACATCACAGATGGCACGGTTTCGGCCATCGAAGCGGCGACGCGGGTGGTGGTCGCAACCTTCCGCGTCGGCCGCGGGCCGAACGGTATCACGTATCGTCAGCCATGAATTTGAAGGGCTAGACCGCGCCTGGCATTTCGCAGCGTCTACCAGCGGCAACAAAGGAGACCGATCATGAAAACGACCGCACGTCTCGCAATCGTCGCGGCAGGATAAGGCCTATCTGCGGATTCGTCGGTGTAACTGCTGCAGCAGCGATTCTAGTGCTGCTTGGCATCTCGACATGGACAGCGATTGCTGTCGGCTTTCTACCCCCTACTCGGCGGAGAAGGGCATGAACGATACGCACTTGGCTGCGCGTAAGGTGACGGCCGGGCACGCTTGAAGGCGACGGGTGAGCCGGGCGGGTCCCGCGTCTAAAGCGCGGCGAGATTTTTGACCGTGGCCTGCTCTTTGATCGTGGCCTGCTCGTGGGTTCGAGGGGTGCCATGTCATTGAAGCTAAAACGATTATGCCTGCTAGCTCTACTCCTCTCAAGGACACCCGAGGCAACAGAATTAGTCCATTGGCAGTTTCGAGCCGCGAACATCCACTCAGGACTGACAGAATGACAGCAGATCGGCCGCACACCAATTCCGAACATCACGACCACCGTGTGCACGGTGGCGGGAATGGCCATCCTTTATCGACAACACAGGGCGAGCTCATCACGGCCAGCGGCTCTACACACTCTGAACATGCATGGCATGGCGGTCATGATCACGCGGCTATGGTGGCCGATTTCCGCCGCCGCTTCTGGGCGACGCTGATCCTTACACCGCCGGTCCTGCTGCTCTCGCCGATGATTCAGCACTGGTTCGGCATAGCCGAGGCACTGGCTTTCCCGGGCGACCGCTACGTCCTCTTCGTGCTCTCGACCATTGCCTATGTCTATGGCGGATGGCCATTCCTGACAGGCTTCATCTCCGAGCTGCGCAAGGGCCAACCCGGAATGATGACCCTGATCGCGCTCGCGATCTCGGCCGCCTACTTCTTCTCGGCCGCGGTCACCTTCGGCTTTCCGGGCGAGGAATTCTACTGGGAGCTGGTGACGCTGATCGCCATCATGCTGCTCGGGCACTGGATCGAGATGCGCTCGATTATGGGTGCATCGCGAGCGCTGGAGGAGCTTGTCCGGCTCCTGCCCGACAGTGCGACAAAGATTGACGCAGATGGCACGACCCACGAGGTTGTGATCTCGGCCTTGCAGCCGGGAGACCGCGTGCTGGTTCGTCCTGGCGCCAAGGTGCCCGTTGACGGCAAGATCGTCGAGGGCTCATCCGGCTTCAACGAGGCGATGCTGACCGGTGAATCCCGCCCCGTCTCCAAGACAGTCGGCGCGACCGCCATCGGCGGCGCAATCAACGGCGCCAATGCCGTCACCATCGAGGTGACCGCCACCGGCGACGCCACCTATCTGGCGCAGGTCATCGACCTGGTGAAGAAGGCGCAAGCCACCCGGTCCCGCACCCAGGACCTGGCGAACCGCGCAGCCTCATGGCTGACCTATATAGCGCTCACGGTCGGTTTCGGGACGCTATTCGTCTGGTGGCTGGTATTGGGCGCGCCGCTCGCGTTCGCGATGGAGCGGATGGTGACAGTGATGGTCGTCGCCTGTCCGCACGCGCTCGGCCTCGCTGTTCCGCTTGTCGTCGCGGTCAGCACCTCCCTGTCAGCCGGCAATGGGCTTCTGATCCGTGACCGCGCCGCCTTCGAGCGGGCGCGCAACCTCAATACCGTGGTGTTCGACAAGACCGGCACGCTGACCGAGGGCCGCTTCGGAGTCAGCGACATCGTGTTGCTTGCCGGTGGCGACGAGAACGACGAGCTGACCTATGCGGCGGCGGCCGAGAGCCAGTCCGAGCACCCCATCGCCCACGGCATCATCGCCGAGGCGAAGAACCGCAACCTGACCATCCCAAGAGCCAGCGAGGTGAGCAACATCACGGGCGAAGGTATCGTCGCCAGGGTCGATGGCCAGGATGTGCGTATCGTCAGCCCCGGCCACCTCGCACGGCAAGGCAACGCCGTCACCCATGACAGCCTCAAACGGTTGGAAGGACAAGGCAAGACGGTCGTCGTTCTCGTCCGTGACGGCGAGCCACGCGCACTCTTTGCGCTTGCCGACATCATCCGTCCGGAATCGAAGGAGGCCATCGCCGAACTCAAATCCCTCGGGATCAGCTCGGTCATGCTCACCGGCGATGCCAAGGGCGTTGCAAAGGCGGTGTCTGAGGAACTCGGCATCACCGAATACTTCGCGGAGGTGCTGCCCGATCAGAAATCACAGAAGATCGAGGAACTGCAGGCGCGCGGGCTCTCCGTCGCCATGGTCGGCGACGGCGTGAACGATGCGCCCGCGCTGGTGGTGGCCGATCTCGGGATCGCCATCGGCGCGGGCACCGACGTCGCCGTGGAATCCGCCGACGTCGTGCTGGTCAGAAGCGACCCGCGCGATGTTGGGGCTATCCTCGGGCTCTCGCGTGCCACCTATCGAAAAATGGTTCAGAACCTTATTTGGGCGACTGGCTACAACGCGATAGCCGTACCGATGGCGGCGGGCATCACCTTCGGAACAGGCTTCATGATGACGCCCGCCGTGGCCGCCGTCTTCATGTCGGCCAGCACCGTAATCGTTGCGATCAACGCCCAGTTCCTGCGCTCCTACAGGCGGTACAAATGAGCGGCAACCTACAAACGATCGGTAATCCCGGTATGCGGCTGATTCTTCCGCTTCCCGGCAACGAAACATTTGCGCGCCGATTAGCGGAAGCCGGCGGGTGGGAGCTGGGCGCGATCGAGCATCGGCGCTTTCCCGAGGGCGAGACCTTCGTCCGCATCCTTTCCGACGTCGCGAACAAGGCGATCGACCTCGTCTGCACGCGGCCCGACGAAGGGCTTCCTGCGTCTCGTGGTGCTGCAAACGCCACCCGCGCGCTCGCAGGTAATATAGAGAGGATTGGGCCGCACGGAGCCATTGGAGAGGAGCCCCCGCTCTGGCTGCGACATCCCTCCGGCGCTCCCGGCCCACTACTGTGATGAAAGCCCAAAAACTCTACCCTCGGGCAGTCCAAGCACCGGGTTCGTACCAGTTCCTTGCCGGCTCATGTTAGGCGAAGCGCGCTGTGAGTCTTTACGGACTTTCGCGACTCGCGCCTACGCGAGAGGGCAATCTGAACCAGGCCATTTCCGGCAGGGTCAGATTCACCTTGCCGTAGAACGGGAGATCTCCAAATGCGCGCGTTCAATCCAAATCGAAAACTCGCCTTGGCGATAATCTCCCTTGGAGTTGTCGTCGGCTTCTACGTGCTCCGCGAGCACTGGGGCCACGTGCTTGGCGCCGTGCCCTATCTCGTGCTGCTGGCTTGCCCTCTCCTTCACTTCTTCCACGGTCATGGCAGCCATGGACCAGGAAGCATTGAGGAGCACCGCCATTGAAGCGCTGGCGGTGGAGCAATCCGGAGATGCAGCGGGCACTGCGCGCCAGATCAGAAACATTCCGTAACACGCGAGCAATAGTAAGTGGGAGCGCGCTGACGATCTTGGCCCGTGTCTGATGTGGGCAAACCTCGGGTGATTTTTATGTTCGCGAACAGTCCACTACTGGACCGCCTTGGGCTTCTCTTCGGCCTCGCCGTCGGGTCATCAGAGTCTCTCGCACCGCACAACGCTGAATAACCGTGACCCTGCTATCGTTCTCACGGGCGAAGGCGTCGACCGGGCCGCAAACCAGCGAGCTTCACAAGAAGGATTTCACTGCGATGATCGACAGGCGATTATTACTGGCCGGGGCGACCGTACTCGTAGGCGGCGTCGTGGAGGCTCGGTCTAGGCCGGGCATGGTGTTGTTCAGGGACCCCCAATGCGGGTGCTGCAGCGCGTGGGTCGATCACGTGCTTGCTGCGGGGATCACCGTGGATGTTCGCCTCGAGACCGCGATGGACCGGATCAAGACACGGTTCGCGGTGCCCGACGATCTCGTCTCCTGCCATACCGCGGTGGTCGGCGGATATGTCATCGAGGGCCATGTCCCGGCGCCCGTCATCCTGAAGCTCTTGCGCGAGCGGCCGGTCCTGACCGGCATCGCCGTCGCGGGAATGCCGGTGGGATCGCCGGGCATGGAAGCCCCCGGCCTCGCTGCCGAACCGTTCGGGGTGGTCGGGTTCGGCCCGACTGGCGCGCGCAGTATTTACGCCGATTTCCCCAGAGGCTTTTTGCAATAGTCAGCGCGGGAGTCGCGCCCCTCGGGACGCTAGCGCGGCCAACTGCGATGAACGTCATCGATGACGAACGCATGGGCGTGACGTCCGCCGCTGCGGTCGGAAGCGAGGTGCGAATGGTCGGCGGGCAGATCTGGATGACTGTGCGGAACCAACTCAGGGTCGTCGGCGGGCCAGACCATGCGCGTGATGATCACGGCGAATGCGAGGGCGTGATGATTGGAAATCTGAAAGCTGGAGTGGACCGTCGTTCGTTTCTGGCCGGCGCATCGGCGTTGGCGCTGACGGGAGCGCGTGCCAGTCAAGCGCAGGCTCAGGCTCCACTCCTCACCGTTGCCACGCGGCAGATCGAGGTCAAGCGCCGCGGCGCGACCGTCTGCCGCGGCGCGACCGTCTATGGTGTCAGTGGAGCAGACGGACGTCTTGGCCACTTCGCCAGCGAAGGAGACAGTTTCGCCGGCGAGATCCTCAACCGAACCTCCGAGCCGCTCGTCATGCATTGGCACGGGCAGATTTATGCCGCAGAGGAGCAGGACCGGTCACGGCCTGACGGTGGCGCGATTGCCCCCGGGGCCAGCGATACCCACACCTTCCGGCTCACTCCGGGCACCCATTGGATGCACGCGCATCAACTGAGCGAGCAGCAGCTCCTCGCCGCGCCGATGATCACGCACGATAAAGATGCGGGCGACATACAGGACGTCGTGATCATGCTGCACGACTTCGCCTTCCGCTCGCCGACCGAAATCCTCGCCGAACTCGGTGGCGCGAGCGCCCATGGCGGTCATGGCCCCCAGGGGCAGCCGCCGGATAGAACCGGCGGCATGATGCACGGCGGCGGCATGCACCACGGTGGCCACGGAGCGAGCATGCTCCATGCAAACGACGTTCGCTATGACGCCTATCTCGCCAATGACCGAACCCTTGACGATCCCGAGGTGATCCGCGTCGAGCGCGGCGTATCGGTCCGCCTGCGGATAATCAATGGCGCGACGGCGACGGCGTTCTTCATCGACACCGGCGCGTTGGACGCTCGATGCATCGCCGTCGACGGCAGCTCATGTCAGCCGATGACGGGTCAACGCGCAGGGCCAGCGGATCGACCTCGCCGACGGAGCCGGGGAACAGCGGGACGAGGAAGAGTTCGCCTTCCGCCCTCCGCGGGCAAGTATGCTACAAGTTCCTTTGGCGTGAGCATGCCGGCCGCAATCTCATGTAGAGCGAGATCGTTCGCACCGGCAAATCTACCATGGAGCCTGGGCTCGTCCCCCCTGCGGAGCGCCCGGCTGCGGGCGGCCGCGGCAAGCGTCAGTGCGAACCGGTTCGGCAAAACTTTCCGGCAATCAAAGACGACGTGCGGGTCCATCGCTGCACCTCACGCCGCCTTTCTTGCGCCGGAATCACCGCAACCAGGCGCTGTCTCATTTTCGAGCGCGAGTAGCGCCTTCTCGACCTCGTCGAGCCGCGATGGCCGGCTGTTTTCAGGCATGCCTTCGTTGGTCGCTTGGTCGATCAGGTATTCGGTCCAAGCCCAGTTCATCAGGATCGACCGCTTGGCATCCAGCGTCAGCGTCGGATCGCCCACCACGCCCATAGGGGTTGACCAGCTTTCCGGGCCGGACGGGTCGTTGCGGTTCGCCGCGCCATCGAGGGCGTAACCATAGCTGTCCTGAAGGTCTGAAAGCCCGAGCCGATCGAGCGTGGCGTCGGAGAAGGCCTGCGTTGAGCCGCCGTTCCGCGCAGGCGTCTCGCTGACGCGCCCGCGGCGGCTGCTTCTGCTCTGCCTGCTCGGCTGCTGGACGACATAAGGCAGGCCCTGCCGTTCGGCGTAGCGGATGGCCGACTCCAGTCTCGGGAAGCTGAGCTCGACCTGGGTCAGCGTATCGTCGCCGCCGGTGTAGCCCATAAGCGGTTCGATGAAAGGCGCGGTGCGCCGCTCGAACACAAGTCGCCAGCCCTTCGTGCGGGCCATACCGGAGGTCGTCACCGCGCGGGACGGCTTGTCGACGCGCGCAACCGCGTCGTCCGGGAAGACCGAGCGCCCCATCGAAAGGGGCTTGTGCCGGTTGTCGTTCGACGGCCACCCCTGCGGAATTGGTGTTCTGGTTGATCCGTTGATCTGTCTTGTCGTCTCCATCTCTCATCCCTCCCTTTCTGGCGAAGGATGCAGCCGACGGCGGCCAGATGGCCCGCCGCCGGCGCTTGCCATGCGTCAGCTCTTGATGGCGATGCGCTTCACCTGCGACTGCGCCTTTTCGCTCTTGGGCAGGGTCACGGTCAGCACGCCGTTCCTGAACCGCGCGTCGACCTTGTCTTCCTGGACCTCATAGCCGAGCGGGATGCGGCGCTCGAAGCGGCCATAGAAGCGCTCGGAGAACTGTCTTGCCTTGTCCTCCGTTTCGGAGCGCTTCTCGCCCTTCAGCGTCAGCACGCCATCGTTGAGTAGGACCTCAATGTCCTTCTCCTCAAGGCCCGGAACCTCGGCCGTCACCTTGATCTCCTTCTCACCATCGGAAATCTCGACGCTCGGCCAGCCGTCGCTGAACGTGGAGAGCCCGCCAAGCGCCGGCAGACCGGAGCCGAAGCCGCGGAAGACGTCATCGAACAGCCTATTTATCTCGCGATGCAGCGAGAGGAACGGATCACGATCGCCATCGCGAAAGACACTGGGAACCTGATTGCCGTTGCTGCGGCCCCAAGGGATCAAATCACGGACACTCATTGTTCTTCTCCTTTCTGTTCGTTCGATTGACAATGCTTTCCCGTAGGCCCCGGGGAATGCCCGGCGCCGTGCGCGAATTGTGCTGAGGGAGCGGCCTCAAGCCGCCAACTTCTCGGCCTTGATCTGCCTGGTCTCGACCTTGGGTAGCGCCTTGCTGGCGGCGATCTCGATCCGGCGCGGCTTCATCTCTTCGGGAATCTCGCGCTTGAGATCGATCGTCAGCAGACCATTGACGAGGCTGGCGCCTGCGACCTTGACATGGTCGGCCAGTTCGAAGCGGCGCTGGAAAGCGCGCCAGGCAATGCCGCGATGCAGATACTGGCTGTTCTCCTCGCCCGGCTTCTGACCCGACACCACGAGCATGTTCTGCTCCTGTGTGATCGTCAGCTCGTCCTGCGAGAAGCCGGCCACCGCTATGGTGATACGGTAGTCGTCCTCGCCAAGCTTAGCGATGTCATAGGGAGGCCAGTTGTCGATGCTCTCGACGCGGCTCGCAGCTTCGAGCGCGTTCAACATTCGGTCAAAGCCGATGCTCGACCGGAACAGGGGAGTAAGGTCGAAATTGGTTCTCATAGCCACATCCTCCATTGAGCAACATGGGTACAAGCCATTGGCCGCCGAATGAGCTTCATCCGGTCAGCATACCGACCCACAACTGTGGCGTCGGTTGACGATGA contains:
- a CDS encoding YncE family protein; translated protein: MLSLGTSVARAQQSPSSEQHLKGFVYTADEQGNSISTINLASGRVEIVSIPISPHNVQSTADGSRLLAVGQPASDDHGHSASAAHGHKVSTGRLLMFDAAKLSSGPMASIQVGTHPAHVVVDRAGRRAFVTNAGDNTIAVVDLPRRVVVRTISTGRYPHGLRLSPNGRELYVANVQDGSISVIDTDNLAEVGRIPVGRTPVQVGFTPDGSRVYVSLRDENNVAIIDTATRTKIGTIAVGRGPIQVHATPDGRFVYVANQGTDAEPADIVSVIETASGQVVDTIRTGKGAHGVAVSDDGTLVFVTNITDGTVSAIEAATRVVVATFRVGRGPNGITYRQP
- a CDS encoding heavy metal translocating P-type ATPase; protein product: MVADFRRRFWATLILTPPVLLLSPMIQHWFGIAEALAFPGDRYVLFVLSTIAYVYGGWPFLTGFISELRKGQPGMMTLIALAISAAYFFSAAVTFGFPGEEFYWELVTLIAIMLLGHWIEMRSIMGASRALEELVRLLPDSATKIDADGTTHEVVISALQPGDRVLVRPGAKVPVDGKIVEGSSGFNEAMLTGESRPVSKTVGATAIGGAINGANAVTIEVTATGDATYLAQVIDLVKKAQATRSRTQDLANRAASWLTYIALTVGFGTLFVWWLVLGAPLAFAMERMVTVMVVACPHALGLAVPLVVAVSTSLSAGNGLLIRDRAAFERARNLNTVVFDKTGTLTEGRFGVSDIVLLAGGDENDELTYAAAAESQSEHPIAHGIIAEAKNRNLTIPRASEVSNITGEGIVARVDGQDVRIVSPGHLARQGNAVTHDSLKRLEGQGKTVVVLVRDGEPRALFALADIIRPESKEAIAELKSLGISSVMLTGDAKGVAKAVSEELGITEYFAEVLPDQKSQKIEELQARGLSVAMVGDGVNDAPALVVADLGIAIGAGTDVAVESADVVLVRSDPRDVGAILGLSRATYRKMVQNLIWATGYNAIAVPMAAGITFGTGFMMTPAVAAVFMSASTVIVAINAQFLRSYRRYK
- a CDS encoding DNA-directed RNA polymerase subunit omega, whose amino-acid sequence is MDPHVVFDCRKVLPNRFALTLAAAARSRALRRGDEPRLHGRFAGANDLALHEIAAGMLTPKELVAYLPAEGGRRTLPRPAVPRLRRRGRSAGPAR
- a CDS encoding NADH dehydrogenase ubiquinone Fe-S protein 4, with protein sequence METTRQINGSTRTPIPQGWPSNDNRHKPLSMGRSVFPDDAVARVDKPSRAVTTSGMARTKGWRLVFERRTAPFIEPLMGYTGGDDTLTQVELSFPRLESAIRYAERQGLPYVVQQPSRQSRSSRRGRVSETPARNGGSTQAFSDATLDRLGLSDLQDSYGYALDGAANRNDPSGPESWSTPMGVVGDPTLTLDAKRSILMNWAWTEYLIDQATNEGMPENSRPSRLDEVEKALLALENETAPGCGDSGARKAA
- a CDS encoding Hsp20/alpha crystallin family protein, producing MSVRDLIPWGRSNGNQVPSVFRDGDRDPFLSLHREINRLFDDVFRGFGSGLPALGGLSTFSDGWPSVEISDGEKEIKVTAEVPGLEEKDIEVLLNDGVLTLKGEKRSETEDKARQFSERFYGRFERRIPLGYEVQEDKVDARFRNGVLTVTLPKSEKAQSQVKRIAIKS
- a CDS encoding DUF2933 domain-containing protein, producing the protein MRAFNPNRKLALAIISLGVVVGFYVLREHWGHVLGAVPYLVLLACPLLHFFHGHGSHGPGSIEEHRH
- a CDS encoding Hsp20 family protein; translation: MRTNFDLTPLFRSSIGFDRMLNALEAASRVESIDNWPPYDIAKLGEDDYRITIAVAGFSQDELTITQEQNMLVVSGQKPGEENSQYLHRGIAWRAFQRRFELADHVKVAGASLVNGLLTIDLKREIPEEMKPRRIEIAASKALPKVETRQIKAEKLAA
- a CDS encoding DUF411 domain-containing protein; its protein translation is MDVRLETAMDRIKTRFAVPDDLVSCHTAVVGGYVIEGHVPAPVILKLLRERPVLTGIAVAGMPVGSPGMEAPGLAAEPFGVVGFGPTGARSIYADFPRGFLQ
- the copM gene encoding CopM family metallochaperone — encoded protein: MSAKFVAKRVAIALLLATAASTGSLAQNPHAGHGASQPPGQQAAPAADMDRMMRAMREMMPMMERMRAASPQERAQMMERMAPMMRDMMPMMQGMMGSHGMGMGAMTGSGPQGHGQTSTAAAPSTRAYEEANARMHRDMAITFTGNADVDFVRGMIPHHQGAIEMARVVLQFGTNEQTKKWANEIIAAQEREIAEMREWLAKNAR